Proteins encoded in a region of the Athene noctua chromosome 4, bAthNoc1.hap1.1, whole genome shotgun sequence genome:
- the RBPJ gene encoding recombining binding protein suppressor of hairless isoform X1, giving the protein MAPVVTGKFGERPQPKRLTREAMRNYLKERGDQTVLILHAKVAQKSYGNEKRFFCPPPCVYLMGSGWKKKKEQMERDGCTEQESQPCAFIGIGNSDQEMQQLNLEGKNYCTAKTLYISDSDKRKHFMLSVKMFYGNSDDIGVFLSKRIKVISKPSKKKQSLKNADLCIASGTKVALFNRLRSQTVSTRYLHVEGGNFHASSQQWGAFYIHLLDDDESEGEEFTVRDGYIHYGQTVKLVCSVTGMALPRLIIRKVDKQTALLDADDPVSQLHKCAFYLKDTERMYLCLSQERIIQFQATPCPKEPNKEMINDGASWTIISTDKAEYTFYEGMGPVHAPVTPVPVVESLQLNGGGDVAMLELTGQNFTPNLRVWFGDVEAETMYRCAESMLCVVPDISAFREGWRWVRQPVQVPVTLVRNDGIIYSTSLTFTYTPEPGPRPHCSAAGAILRANSSLMASSETNTNSEGSYTNVSTNPTNVTSSTATVVS; this is encoded by the exons GAAATTCGGAGAGCGACCTCAACCAAAACGTCTCACCAG GGAAGCAATGCGAAATTACCTAAAGGAGCGAGGTGATCAAACAGTGCTAATACTCCATGCGAAAGTTGCGCAAAAATCATACGGAAACGAAAAAAG gttCTTTTGTCCTCCTCCATGTGTGTATCTTATGGGCAgtggatggaagaaaaaaaaagagcaaatggaACGGGATGGTTGCACTGAGCAAGAGTCACAACCTTGCGCCTTCATTGGTATAGGAAACAGCGACCAAGAAATGCAGCAGCTGAACTTGGAAGGAAAG AATTATTGCACTGCCAAAACATTGTACATATCAGACTCAGACAAGAGAAAGCACTTCATGTTATCGGTAAAAATGTTCTATGGCAATAGTGACGACATCGGTGTGTTCCTCAGTAAACGGATCAAAGTCATCTCCAAACCTTCTAAAAAGAAACAGTCACTGAAAAATGCAGACT TATGTATTGCGTCAGGGACTAAAGTGGCACTATTTAATAGACTTCGATCCCAAACAGTTAGCACCAGATATTTGCACGTAGAAGGTGGTAATTTCCATGCCAGTTCACAACAGTGGGGAGCATTTTACATTCACCTCT TGGATGATGATGAATCAGAAGGAGAAGAATTCACAGTGAGAGATGGCTACATTCATTATGGGCAGACTGTCAAACTTGTATGCTCAGTTACTGGCATGGCACTCCCAAGACTG ATAATCCGAAAAGTAGATAAACAAACAGCATTACTGGATGCAGATGATCCAGTATCGCAGCTCCATAAATGTGCATTTTACCTTAAAGACACTGAGAGAATGTATTTGTGCCTTTCCCAGGAGAGAATAATCCAATTTCAA gCCACTCCATGCCCAAAAGAACCAAATAAAGAAATGATTAATGATGGAGCTTCTTGGACAATCATTAGTACAGATAAAGCAGAATACACATTTTATGAGGGGATGGGACCGGTCCATGCTCCAGTGACACCTGTGCCTGTTGTAGAAAGTCTTCAA TTGAATGGTGGTGGGGATGTAGCAATGTTGGAACTTACAGGACAGAACTTCACTCCAAATTTACGTGTCTGGTTTGGGGATGTAGAAGCTGAAACCATGTACAG ATGCGCAGAGAGCATGCTATGTGTTGTTCCAGACATTTCTGCATTTCGAGAGGGTTGGAGGTGGGTCCGTCAGCCAGTCCAGGTTCCAGTAACTTTGGTCCGTAATGATGGCATAATTTACTCCACCAGCCTTACCTTTACATACACACCGGAACCAGGGCCACGACcacactgcagtgctgctggagcaATCCTCAGAGCCAACTCAAGCCTCATGGCTTCCAgtgaaacaaatacaaacagcGAGGGAAGTTACACAAATGTCAGCACAAATCCAACCAATGTCACATCATCTACAGCAACTGTAGTTTCCTAA
- the RBPJ gene encoding recombining binding protein suppressor of hairless isoform X2, with protein sequence MRNYLKERGDQTVLILHAKVAQKSYGNEKRFFCPPPCVYLMGSGWKKKKEQMERDGCTEQESQPCAFIGIGNSDQEMQQLNLEGKNYCTAKTLYISDSDKRKHFMLSVKMFYGNSDDIGVFLSKRIKVISKPSKKKQSLKNADLCIASGTKVALFNRLRSQTVSTRYLHVEGGNFHASSQQWGAFYIHLLDDDESEGEEFTVRDGYIHYGQTVKLVCSVTGMALPRLIIRKVDKQTALLDADDPVSQLHKCAFYLKDTERMYLCLSQERIIQFQATPCPKEPNKEMINDGASWTIISTDKAEYTFYEGMGPVHAPVTPVPVVESLQLNGGGDVAMLELTGQNFTPNLRVWFGDVEAETMYRCAESMLCVVPDISAFREGWRWVRQPVQVPVTLVRNDGIIYSTSLTFTYTPEPGPRPHCSAAGAILRANSSLMASSETNTNSEGSYTNVSTNPTNVTSSTATVVS encoded by the exons ATGCGAAATTACCTAAAGGAGCGAGGTGATCAAACAGTGCTAATACTCCATGCGAAAGTTGCGCAAAAATCATACGGAAACGAAAAAAG gttCTTTTGTCCTCCTCCATGTGTGTATCTTATGGGCAgtggatggaagaaaaaaaaagagcaaatggaACGGGATGGTTGCACTGAGCAAGAGTCACAACCTTGCGCCTTCATTGGTATAGGAAACAGCGACCAAGAAATGCAGCAGCTGAACTTGGAAGGAAAG AATTATTGCACTGCCAAAACATTGTACATATCAGACTCAGACAAGAGAAAGCACTTCATGTTATCGGTAAAAATGTTCTATGGCAATAGTGACGACATCGGTGTGTTCCTCAGTAAACGGATCAAAGTCATCTCCAAACCTTCTAAAAAGAAACAGTCACTGAAAAATGCAGACT TATGTATTGCGTCAGGGACTAAAGTGGCACTATTTAATAGACTTCGATCCCAAACAGTTAGCACCAGATATTTGCACGTAGAAGGTGGTAATTTCCATGCCAGTTCACAACAGTGGGGAGCATTTTACATTCACCTCT TGGATGATGATGAATCAGAAGGAGAAGAATTCACAGTGAGAGATGGCTACATTCATTATGGGCAGACTGTCAAACTTGTATGCTCAGTTACTGGCATGGCACTCCCAAGACTG ATAATCCGAAAAGTAGATAAACAAACAGCATTACTGGATGCAGATGATCCAGTATCGCAGCTCCATAAATGTGCATTTTACCTTAAAGACACTGAGAGAATGTATTTGTGCCTTTCCCAGGAGAGAATAATCCAATTTCAA gCCACTCCATGCCCAAAAGAACCAAATAAAGAAATGATTAATGATGGAGCTTCTTGGACAATCATTAGTACAGATAAAGCAGAATACACATTTTATGAGGGGATGGGACCGGTCCATGCTCCAGTGACACCTGTGCCTGTTGTAGAAAGTCTTCAA TTGAATGGTGGTGGGGATGTAGCAATGTTGGAACTTACAGGACAGAACTTCACTCCAAATTTACGTGTCTGGTTTGGGGATGTAGAAGCTGAAACCATGTACAG ATGCGCAGAGAGCATGCTATGTGTTGTTCCAGACATTTCTGCATTTCGAGAGGGTTGGAGGTGGGTCCGTCAGCCAGTCCAGGTTCCAGTAACTTTGGTCCGTAATGATGGCATAATTTACTCCACCAGCCTTACCTTTACATACACACCGGAACCAGGGCCACGACcacactgcagtgctgctggagcaATCCTCAGAGCCAACTCAAGCCTCATGGCTTCCAgtgaaacaaatacaaacagcGAGGGAAGTTACACAAATGTCAGCACAAATCCAACCAATGTCACATCATCTACAGCAACTGTAGTTTCCTAA